Proteins from a genomic interval of Medicago truncatula cultivar Jemalong A17 chromosome 3, MtrunA17r5.0-ANR, whole genome shotgun sequence:
- the LOC25490868 gene encoding SMR domain-containing protein At5g58720, producing the protein MEENKESSKGVIENQQQETKNKVLASLVEAFSLSSMEEAVMAYDVAKGDVNKASEILSRGLGMVENVEYPFSSSSSCSGGSTSNGFSSGLDLASTSGSSGSSDGRGKQQKQKKKIVAATGTVSTILGNEYVRRNGGRKKKFGNEVVGNEEAEQFLYSMLGNDCDLNLAVVRDVLCQCGYDVEKAMDVLLDLAANERSSNDRNSDYKVDNMDGTRFLVDYDHNDSLIDRRSECTSLSSEGDFSDNIWGLGSFGRNYAEVLTSSKANSHISPGCTKLELPQKVLESLFNIPKSSEHDKGTTDWRNIAKKMQSLGPGFDGRPNVAEPQQRPRTKGEEYHAFRQDARQQWDSVKGYFQKAATAYTNGDRGYAAYLSDQGKEQTKIAQKADTKASHDIFVARNKDIENVITIDLHGQHVKPAMRMLKLHLLFGSYVPSVQMIRVITGCGSHGFGKSKLKQSVTKLLDKESIEWREENRGTVLIKLDGWREYNFLDADSDSDSD; encoded by the exons atggaagaaaacaaAGAATCTTCAAAAGGGGTTATCGAAAACCAACAACAAGAGACAAAAAACAAGGTTTTAGCATCATTGGTTGAAGCTTTTTCATTGTCTTCAATGGAAGAAGCAGTTATGGCTTATGATGTTGCAAAGGGTGATGTAAACAAAGCTTCTGAGATCTTAAGCAGAGGTTTGGGTATGGTGGAGAACGTTGAATACCCTTTTTCTTCGTCTTCTTCGTGTAGTGGTGGTAGCACTAGCAATGGTTTTTCTTCTGGGTTGGATTTGGCTTCGACTTCGGGTTCTTCGGGTTCTTCAGATGG AAGGGGGAAGCAGcagaagcagaagaagaagattgTTGCGGCGACGGGAACTGTTTCAACGATTTTGGGGAATGAATATGTGAGGAGGAATGGtgggaggaagaagaagtttGGAAATGAGGTGGTTGGTAATGAAGAGGCTGAGCAGTTTTTGTATTCCATGCTTGGGAATGATTGTGATCTTAACTTGGCTGTTGTTAGAGATGTTCTTT GTCAATGCGGATATGATGTTGAAAAG GCCATGGATGTATTGCTTGACTTGGCTGCGAATGAGCGATCCAGTAATGATAGAAATTCTGATTACAAAGTAGACAACATGGACGGTACGAGATTCCTTGTTGATTATGATCATAATGATAGT TTGATAGATAGAAGATCAGAGTGCACATCTCTTTCATCGGAAGGTGACTTTTCTGATAATATATGGGGTCTGGGATCTTTTGGCAG GAATTATGCGGAGGTCCTCACTAGTTCTAAAGCTAATTCTCATATTAGCCCAGGATGTACAAAGTTAGAACTTCCTCAGAAGGTGTTAGAGTCCTTGTTTAACATTCCCAAAAGCTCTGAACATGACAAAGGTACCACGGATTGGAGAAACATAGCAAAGAAAATGCAGTCTTTGGGTCCTGGTTTTGATGGTCGTCCAAATGTTGCAGAACCTCAGCAGCGTCCTCGCA CTAAAGGAGAGGAATATCACGCCTTTAGGCAAGATGCAAGACAGCAGTGGGATTCAGTGAAAGGTTACTTTCAGAAA GCTGCAACTGCATATACTAATGGAGATCGAGGATATGCCGCCTATCTTTCTGATCAG GGTAAAGAGCAAACTAAAATAGCTCAGAAAGCAGACACTAAGGCAAGCCATGACATATTTGTTGCTAG AAACAAGGATATAGAAAATGTGATAACTATTGATTTGCATGGGCAGCATGTGAAACCAGCAATGAGAATGCTGAAACTTCACCTTCTGTTTGGATCATATGTTCCTT CTGTTCAGATGATAAGGGTCATCACAGGATGTGGATCACATGGTTTTGGGAAGTCCAAGCTGAAACAATCG GTTACTAAACTTTTAGATAAGGAGTCAATTGAATGGAGAGAAGAGAACCGAGGAACTGTGTTGATCAAACTCGACGGCTGGAGAGAGTATAACTTTCTGGATGCTGATAGTGATAGCGATAGTGATTGA